One Cryptomeria japonica chromosome 9, Sugi_1.0, whole genome shotgun sequence genomic window carries:
- the LOC131037176 gene encoding protein NRT1/ PTR FAMILY 2.13, giving the protein MATDHSLSLEINGKQSCDGNTKARSIRQMINSIVHFDCFSSGKTTTEVVNVEEDLEEHSAVHPKMEKKRGGWKTFPFIIGNELCAAAAITGLAANMIVYLITKFNIKSIEATHIINISSGGNDLSPLIGAFLADAYLGRYWAISIGSFLSFSAMVILMLTAMIDTLRPPPCGPQLQALGRCDAPNRKQYAVLYLYFALTIAASAGIRYNSGTFGADQFEKGSAKGMRQIQSYFNWYYCVLFVSIVIASTVIVYIQSSISWAMGFGLCVLLTGISMLFFFSGTKLYNRIHPEGSPFTGLAQVVVACLRKRNLPLPSNEEELYSGDGSESGLPLTQQLRFLNKAAIKTAKDYSSDGHINQNPWRLSTVDQVEQLKSIIKTLTIWSCTVIPAILYTQQSTFSVLQALTMDRHLGPHFKIPAASYIVFNLLSSAITLSIYDKVLVPLAESKGIKITQLRRIGTGMVIGAIGMAVAAMVERKRLNAVHAEVSALWLVPQHVIMGLAEAFLSVGKIDFFYAEFPEIVRSTATALVAAGIAAGYYLSSLLVSIIHKNSDWLANNINEGRLDYFYTLLCVMGVVNFGYFSACARWYKYKTKIYGSNEISPS; this is encoded by the exons ATGGCTACAGACCATTCGCTTTCATTAGAGATTAATGGAAAGCAGAGCTGTGATGGCAATACTAAAGCTCGCAGCATTAGACAGATGATTAATTCTATTGTCCATTTTGACTGCTTTTCTTCTGGAAAAACTACAACAGAAGTTGTTAACgtagaggaagatttagaagagcACTCAGCAGTTCATCCAAAGATGGAGAAGAAACGTGGAGGATGGAAGACTTTTCCTTTTATTATCG GAAATGAGCTATGCGCTGCAGCAGCAATCACAGGCCTGGCTGCAAATATGATCGTTTACTTGATTACAAAGTTTAACATAAAAAGTATTGAAGCcactcatatcatcaacatatcaaGTGGAGGGAATGATCTCTCTCCATTGATTGGGGCATTCCTTGCAGATGCATATCTTGGCCGTTATTGGGCTATTTCCATTGGTTCATTTCTCTCATTTAGT GCAATGGTCATTCTAATGCTGACGGCCATGATAGACACCTTAAGACCACCTCCATGTGGACCCCAGCTACAAGCTTTGGGAAGATGCGATGCTCCCAACAGAAAACAGTATGCAGTTCTCTATCTTTATTTTGCCTTGACAATTGCAGCATCAGCTGGGATAAGATACAATTCCGGGACTTTTGGAGCAGATCAGTTTGAAAAGGGTAGTGCAAAAGGAATGAGACAGATTCAGAGTTACTTCAACTGGTATTATTGTGTGCTGTTTGTTTCAATCGTGATAGCCTCCACTGTAATTGTGTATATTCAATCCAGTATAAGCTGGGCAATGGGATTTGGACTGTGTGTGCTACTAACAGGAATATCAATGCTATTTTTCTTCTCGGGGACAAAGTTGTACAATCGTATCCATCCAGAGGGCAGTCCCTTCACAGGACTTGCCCAAGTGGTAGTGGCGTGCCTCAGAAAAAGAAACCTGCCATTGCCTTCTAATGAAGAGGAGTTGTACAGTGGAGATGGAAGTGAGTCAGGGCTTCCCCTTACACAGCAGCTCAG GTTTCTCAACAAAGCAGCCATTAAAACGGCGAAGGACTATTCCTCAGACGGGCATATAAACCAGAACCCATGGAGACTCTCCACAGTTGACCAAGTAGAACAACTTAAATCCATTATTAAAACCTTGACGATCTGGTCCTGTACAGTCATCCCAGCCATTCTGTATACCCAGCAGAGCACATTCTCAGTGTTGCAGGCATTGACAATGGACAGGCATTTAGGTCCTCATTTCAAAATACCAGCGGCTTCTTACATTGTCTTCAATCTGTTGTCCTCTGCAATAACATTATCCATCTATGATAAAGTGTTGGTTCCGTTGGCAGAAAGCAAGGGGATAAAAATAACACAACTGAGAAGAATAGGAACAGGTATGGTTATTGGTGCGATAGGAATGGCAGTAGCCGCCATGGTGGAAAGAAAGCGTCTGAATGCAGTCCATGCAGAGGTATCAGCGCTTTGGTTAGTTCCTCAACATGTTATAATGGGGTTGGCAGAAGCGTTTTTGAGCGTAGGGAAAATTGATTTCTTTTATGCTGAATTTCCAGAAATAGTACGCAGCACAGCTACAGCTTTGGTCGCTGCAGGGATTGCAGCGGGCTACTACCTGAGCAGTTTGTTGGTGAGTATCATTCATAAAAATAGCGATTGGCTTGCAAATAACATAAACGAAGGTCGTCTTGACTACTTTTATACCCTTCTATGCGTAATGGGGGTTGTGAATTTTGGCTACTTCTCAGCATGCGCTCGCTGGTATAAATACAAGACAAAAATCTATGGTTCCAATGAGATCTCCCCTTCTTGA